One Nonomuraea angiospora DNA segment encodes these proteins:
- a CDS encoding alpha/beta fold hydrolase, translated as MDITAPPRFGYADSPFGQLHYAEQGSGRPLLLLHQTPRSWDEFRELMPLLAPHRRVLAMDMVGFGASAKPPAPHTIELFAAGALALLDALGIERADVLGHHTGGAVAVELAASAPERVGLLVLSSAPWADARYRASHAHGPGVDEAEPSPEGGHLVELWRLRQPYYPEPVTGLLDRFVRDALAPGVDPAEGHRACARYVMEERIGLVTAPVLLLAGAADPFALPNLAPLREHLTGAASVTSAVVEGGTIPLMEHKPAEVAAAVAAFLTA; from the coding sequence TTGGACATCACGGCGCCGCCGCGCTTCGGGTACGCGGACTCGCCCTTCGGCCAGCTCCACTACGCCGAGCAGGGCTCGGGCCGGCCCCTGCTGCTCCTGCACCAGACTCCCAGGTCGTGGGACGAGTTCCGCGAGCTGATGCCCCTGCTGGCGCCGCACCGTCGCGTCCTGGCCATGGACATGGTCGGCTTCGGGGCCAGCGCGAAGCCCCCGGCGCCGCACACGATCGAGCTGTTCGCGGCCGGCGCGCTGGCGCTGCTGGACGCCCTCGGCATCGAGCGGGCCGACGTGCTCGGCCACCACACCGGCGGCGCGGTGGCCGTCGAGCTGGCGGCGTCCGCGCCGGAGCGGGTGGGGCTGCTGGTGCTGTCGTCGGCCCCGTGGGCGGACGCCCGCTACCGCGCCTCCCACGCGCACGGCCCGGGGGTGGACGAGGCCGAACCGTCACCGGAGGGCGGCCACCTGGTCGAGCTGTGGCGGCTGCGGCAGCCGTACTATCCCGAACCGGTCACCGGCCTGCTCGACCGGTTCGTCCGCGACGCCCTCGCGCCGGGGGTCGATCCGGCGGAGGGCCACCGGGCGTGCGCGCGCTACGTCATGGAGGAGCGGATCGGCCTGGTGACGGCGCCGGTGCTGCTGCTGGCGGGCGCCGCCGACCCGTTCGCGCTGCCGAACCTGGCCCCGCTCCGGGAGCATCTCACCGGGGCGGCGAGCGTGACGTCGGCCGTCGTCGAGGGCGGCACGATCCCGCTCATGGAGCACAAGCCGGCCGAGGTGGCCGCGGCCGTGGCGGCGTTCCTGACGGCCTGA
- a CDS encoding IclR family transcriptional regulator — protein MALMHSPSSPDVKPLAIVPSPEHDAAANSVLGKVRLILEAFGPDDESLGLSEIVRRTGVAKASVHRLAQELLQWGLLERRGSEYWLGMRLFEIGQRVPRQRILREAARPFMEDLYQATGETIHLAVLDGLEVIYLEKVSGHGQVSRPSRVAGRMPLHCTATGKALLAFGPAALFGDVVATPLARVTPRTVTAPKLLAQEIQQARKSGYAVEREQTRVGYLSVAIPLTGATGTMVAALSVTAPTFRADVNKYVGLLSMVSRRITKSIMAADGGRT, from the coding sequence ATGGCTCTCATGCACTCCCCGTCGTCACCTGACGTCAAGCCCCTGGCCATCGTCCCTTCGCCCGAGCACGACGCGGCGGCCAACAGCGTACTGGGCAAGGTGCGGCTGATCCTGGAGGCCTTCGGCCCCGACGACGAGAGCCTGGGCCTGTCCGAGATCGTCCGCCGCACCGGCGTGGCCAAGGCGTCGGTCCACCGGCTGGCCCAGGAGCTGCTGCAGTGGGGCCTGCTGGAGCGGCGCGGGTCCGAATACTGGCTGGGCATGCGCCTGTTCGAGATCGGGCAGCGCGTGCCGCGCCAGCGGATCCTGCGGGAGGCGGCGCGGCCCTTCATGGAGGACCTCTACCAGGCGACGGGGGAGACCATCCACCTGGCGGTGCTGGACGGGCTGGAGGTCATCTACCTGGAGAAGGTCTCCGGCCACGGCCAGGTGTCCAGGCCGTCGCGCGTCGCCGGGCGCATGCCGCTGCACTGCACGGCGACCGGCAAGGCCCTGCTGGCGTTCGGCCCGGCGGCCCTCTTCGGCGACGTCGTGGCCACCCCGCTGGCCCGCGTGACGCCGCGCACGGTCACCGCCCCCAAGCTGCTCGCCCAGGAGATCCAGCAGGCCAGGAAGTCCGGGTACGCCGTCGAGCGGGAGCAGACCCGGGTCGGCTACCTCAGCGTGGCGATCCCGCTCACCGGGGCCACCGGGACCATGGTCGCCGCGCTGTCGGTGACGGCGCCGACCTTCCGCGCCGACGTCAACAAGTACGTGGGCCTGCTCAGCATGGTGAGCAGGCGCATCACGAAGTCGATCATGGCCGCCGACGGCGGCCGGACCTGA
- a CDS encoding quinone oxidoreductase family protein: protein MTRAARFHAWGAPPVVEDVPEPAYAPGRVLVEVRAAALGHLDLTVATGSFAMKPALPYVGGVEASGVVLEADDLAPGTQVLLRGGGLGLLRDGCWTERVSVSPKAVSPLAEPLPHEVAASFFVPATTAYVALHDIARLEPGEEVVVTGATGAVGAMVAQQARLAGATVTGLVGRSDQLDRVPEGVRGVAADDAAALAELASARPASLLVDTLGGAGLVERTRWVRPGGRAVVIGYVLGASVTVDLPSWLLDDVALLPVNMVRHERRAREVAPSLVGRLASGELGVEVERFDLAEIGKALELLREGRVRGRAVVTFG from the coding sequence ATGACGCGCGCGGCTCGCTTCCACGCGTGGGGCGCGCCCCCTGTCGTGGAGGACGTCCCCGAACCCGCGTACGCGCCGGGACGGGTGCTGGTCGAGGTCAGGGCGGCGGCGCTGGGTCATCTGGACCTGACCGTGGCCACCGGATCCTTCGCGATGAAGCCCGCCCTCCCGTACGTGGGCGGGGTCGAGGCCAGCGGGGTGGTCCTGGAAGCCGACGACCTCGCGCCCGGCACGCAGGTGCTCCTGCGCGGGGGCGGGCTGGGCCTGCTGCGCGACGGCTGCTGGACCGAGCGGGTCAGCGTCAGCCCCAAGGCCGTCAGCCCGCTGGCGGAGCCGCTGCCGCACGAGGTGGCCGCGTCGTTCTTCGTCCCGGCCACGACGGCGTACGTCGCCCTGCACGACATCGCCCGCCTGGAGCCGGGGGAGGAGGTCGTCGTGACGGGCGCCACCGGGGCGGTCGGCGCGATGGTCGCCCAGCAGGCGCGGCTGGCCGGGGCCACGGTGACCGGGCTGGTCGGGCGGTCCGACCAGCTCGATCGGGTGCCCGAGGGGGTGCGCGGCGTGGCGGCCGACGACGCCGCGGCGCTCGCGGAGCTGGCCTCGGCGCGCCCGGCGTCCCTGCTGGTCGACACGCTCGGCGGCGCCGGCCTGGTCGAGCGCACGCGCTGGGTCCGCCCCGGCGGCCGGGCCGTCGTCATCGGGTACGTGCTGGGCGCGTCCGTGACGGTCGATCTCCCGTCGTGGCTGCTCGACGACGTGGCGCTGCTGCCCGTGAACATGGTCCGGCACGAGCGGCGGGCGCGCGAGGTGGCCCCGTCGCTGGTCGGCCGCCTGGCCTCCGGCGAGCTCGGCGTGGAGGTCGAGCGCTTCGACCTGGCCGAGATCGGCAAGGCCCTGGAGCTGCTGCGCGAGGGCAGGGTACGCGGGCGTGCGGTCGTCACGTTCGGATAG